A segment of the Aureliella helgolandensis genome:
ATTTGCAAACGACCGCTGAATCCGTTCGCTGCAGTGAATTATTGCGTCTCTTACCTCACAACAGTCCAATATCAGCTCTTTTGAGTTCGAGGCAATAGTCAGCATGGTGCGTCTTCGATCAGAGCGGTGGTACTCCTCGGATGGACAATCGCGAAGCCGCCAGCGAGTTGCGTCGAACGTTGCTGGCTCACGGCGGCTGCTGTCCCTGTGCTTCCTATTGGCGCTGGTGATCGTGATGATGCAAAAGTCCACCGACCCTCGCTACGTGCGGCAAGCCTTCAAGGCGTTGGGGGTTCCGTTGGACTCCGCCAGTACCGAGCAGGAATTGAACCGAGTCCCTCCGCCAGCAGGCACTGTCCCCCTGCCACCCGTCCCCCTGCCACCGACGACTGCAGGGGAGCATGCCGCGCTTGCACAATCCTCCGCCGAACTTTGGCAGCTTACCTGCAACGATCTTGTGCCGCGTTTGCTGCAAGACGCTACGGCCACGCAAATTGCCAGCTTGGCAAGAAGCTGGTTTGGCACCCCTCCCGAACACAAGAATGCGGCCACGCCCCCAGTGGAACGCCGCGCCGAAGCCCCACTCGAAAACAGCTCACTCCAAGATGAATCGACCCGACGCTTGGAGCAATTGTGGGACGACTTCCAGCAATCCAGCGCCCAGGGAGACCGTCTGCCCACGAGCCCAGATTCCGCACAACAGGCTGTTTCCACGCAACAAGCTTGGAGCCCCCAATTCGAACGATTCCGACGAGAGTGGCAGCAGTGGTGGCAGGAACTCAACCAGGGGGTGGGGTCAGAGGCGAGTTCGGTTAGCGAGGAATTTCGCCGCTCGATCACCACTTATTTGGACGGGCGTTTGGTCGAAGGCACGGAGGACGGAACGGTCTGGAAATCGAGTGAAGCGGTTGCTTTCTGGCGTCTCTTGCAGCGTCCCGCAGCGCCGGCAGCCCCACAGTCTCTCTCCCAGCCCCCCCTTGCTAACACGCTCCAACTGGAATCCACGGCAGGAGATCTTAAGGGGAGCCAGGTGCGTTACCGAGGCTCCGTCCATCGCGCCGAACAACGCCAGAGAATCAATGAGCTCAGCGGATCCGCCGTCGATTATTGGCAGCTGTGGATGCGGGGGGAGGATGAAGCCAGTCAACCAGTCTCGGTTTATACGCTCGATCCAGTTGCACGGCACCTTACCCATGCCGGCAGTCCTTCAGGGGCGGCAGCCATTCCAATTGAAGTCATTGGGGTGGTGGGCAAGCGTTTGGCGTACGCCTCGGAGTCTGGCGTACAAGTGGCACCAACGCTTTTTGCCTCCTCGCTCCAGCTGCTAGAAACACACTCAGAGAACAACCTTAAAACGGCAGAACCCGCTGCAATACGGCGAGACCTCCTTTGGGCGGGCCTGCTGGGTTTGCTGGCAAGTGGACTGGTCCTCACACCGATTTTGTCTAATTGGAAGCGTCGCTCCACACGTCGCCTTCCTCAATCTCCAGCCTCGCGTCCAGGGAATATCAACGTCGGTGCCAAGTCAACGGACGCATCACGGAGGCCCCCTCCCTCAACCTTGGGAGGCTGGTGCATCCTGCTTCTGGCCCAACAACTTTGGCTGGGAGGTGAAGCGGTTCAGGTCCACGCCGAAGACCTACTGACCACCGCTTCGTCCCAGCCAGCAGCGTCCCAGCCAGCAGCGCCCCAGCCAGCAGTGTCCCAATCGGCAGTGTCCCAATCAGCAGGCCCCGCCCAGCAGCCCACGCTCAGGCTTGGCATGCCCGGTCCAAATGGCAATCCGGATCGCCGCAAGCAAGACACCCCACAAGCAAGCGAGGGTCTGCCAGTTGGTCCCGTCCCGCCCTGGGGTAACTCGGATGCCTCAAGCTTAAGCGCGCTGAATTCACTGGCACGCCAAAAGCTCGAGCCGATCTTCTCGCCCAAATTTGGACAGGAGGTAGAAACGTATTTAGCAGGCGGCAACCCGCCCGTTCCCGTGGGCGTCCTGCAAACGATGCGCAGCCTAACACAGCTGGGTTGGCAGAGAGTCAACAACTTGCCTACCCTTGAATTCAATGGTCTAGAGAACGCTTCAGCCAGCGACCGCCTTGAGCCGCGGGCCATCGCTGGCTTCGTCGTCTCCGTCTCCCCTGTTTCATTGACCGAAGAGCAGCAGTCCTGGTACGCCGTCCGCAATGAGCGTCTATACCATCTCCAGCTAGAAGTAGTGCCCGATTTCCTTCGCACGGAACCGGATAGCCTGCTTGCTGGCGCCGCGCGGTCCAACTCCCGCGTTCGCGATGATCCGCAGGGCTCAGGCGAGCAGCCACCGAAGTCGTCGACTACGGCCGCAGCCCAGAGCGTCGACGTTTTTTGTGCATCGGTTCCCAGTTTCTGGCTGGGCGGTGGGACGCTTCGGCAGCCTGCGCGGCTACAAGGACTTGTTTGGCGCCACAGCGAAGGGCAGGGGGCGGTAGACGCAACCGAGGCCGAACTCCCCACATGCCTATTTGCAGCACCTCCGCAATGGCTACTCCCCCAATCCGTATCGCAGGCGGACCTCAAACCAGCGATACCTACCACTCTACGGGAACTGGGAGAACAGGGGTGGGACCTAGCTCAGACCGACTTGGTCCGCAGTCGCAATCAACGGGGATTGCAGCAGGACGAGGCCTCAGCCTTCTATTCCATGTTGCGCATCGTACGCACTGAGACGCCACCAAACGCTGGCCCTGCAACGACGGGACAGCCCGTCGAGCCACGCCCCGACCAGCTCACTCCCCAAAACGCATTGGCAGAGCCTCGGGACAGCCTGGGAGAACGAGTACGCTGGCGTGTCCGGCTGGTTTCCTGCAGTATCATTCCAGTTTCCGCTCCAGCCGACCGCAAAGCACTCGGAAAAGACGAATACTTTCAAATCGACGGTTTTGTAGAGCTCGGGAACCAACGCATTCTATACGCCATGCCCGGTTCAGACCTTGCTGAGAATGGCGACACAGAATTCGTTGAATTCGAAGGGGAATTCCCCATTACGATCGTGCTTAGTGGCGGCTCCGAGTTGGTGGAAGCTCAGCGAGGGACTGAGGGGGAATTAAGTTGGGACCTGGGAGGTTACGCTTGGCTTGAAGGCAGGTTTTACCGCCTGTGGTCCTACCACTCAGAAATGCTCGAACAGACTCAGGCAGCAGCGCGACAGGCGGCTCCGCTAGTCGTAGCTGCTAAGCTCACGCAGGCGACGCCACCAATTCGAGTGACCTCCGCCCCCATCGGATGGTTTGGCTACGGCTTGGCAGGAGCAACGCTTTGCTTTTTGGGTGTCCTGCTGTACTTTGTCTTTTCGCCCGATGCATCGCGTCGCCACAGAAGATCGCCGCGCATAACTTAGTTTTCAGTTAAAATTCCGAACTCTTTGGCTCACGAGCGATGTGTTGCTAGATTAGAATCGTCATGAGGATCAATACCAGCGTGCCGCAGCGTGCCCAAGCCATGGATCGTCGAAAATGACGCCTAATCCCGACTCCTCTAAATCGAAAAGGCTCGAAACGCCGACGGCATTCGATGGGGAAGTGGCTACCGATCTCTCACCAGAATATCAAGATCCGGAATCGCACGCCCCCCCGGAATCGCATGTGGGAAGCGTCGTAGGGGACTACCGTGTGCTGAGCGAAATTGGTCGTGGAGGAATCGGTGTGGTCTACCGAGCCGTCCACACTCAGACGGGCAAGACGGTCGCTCTCAAATTGTTGCAGCGGAGCTACGGCGCACAGCGTAGGCATCTAAGGCGATTTCGGCGGGAGGCACAAGCGGTTCAATCGCTCAAACACAATCACATTGTGCCATTGCATGAATCGGGAGAGCATCAAGGCGTCCATTTCCTAGCCATGGAATTGATTGCAGGGCAAACGCTGGCTGATCTAATCACCGACCAAGCCCGATGCCGGCAGGCCACCGAGTCGGCGACACTTGCCAACGATGATGAGCCGACGCAGTGTGAGCACAAGAAAATTCTTCCCAGCATAGCCTTTGAGGATCTGGCACATTCGATCGCAAACATTGCCGATGCCGTGCATGCAGCCCACTTGGCGGGCGTCATCCACCGCGATATCAAGCCGTCCAATATCCTCCGCGACGATTCAGGCAAACTTTGGCTGACCGATTTTGGGCTCGCAACCCTCGGCAACGAACACACCGCACTCACCTTGACGGGAGACGTGCTGGGGACCCCGGCCTACATGAGCCCTGAGCAAGCCAGTGGATCGACCGAAGGGGTCAGCCCACTGACGGATGTGTATAGCCTTGGTGCATCCCTGTTTGAGTTGACGACGCTACAAAAACCCTACCTGGGTAGCCGTGATCAAATACTCCTCGGCGTGGTGCAAGGCGACTTAACGCCCCCTCGCAGAGTGCGTTCGGGTATCCCTCCAGCACTTGAAGCCATCACGCTCAAAGCGATGGCGTTCTCGCCAACGGGCCGGTACGTCAGCGCCGCAGAACTGGCCAGCGACCTTCGCCGTTTCGCGGGCGGAGAATCAACGCTCGCCCGCCTACCCTCCTGGCGAGAACGCCTTTACCGATGGAGCGAACGCAATCCGTTGGTAGCCTTGGTAACGCTCGTTGGCGTCAGCGCTACCATCGCCGGTGTCTTGATCGTTCAGTCGCTCAACTCGAAAACTTTAAGAAACGTCAACCTGCAACTGCAGCACTCCAACCAGCGTCTACGGATCACCAACGAGCAATTGGCGACTCGCGAAAGCCAGCTGAAACAACAACTCTATGTATCGGATATGGCGGTCGCCTTTAAGGCCTATGAATCCGGCAAGTTCCTAACCGCGCGAAAGCTGCTGGAGCCCTACGCAGCGGAGGATGCGGAACCGGATCTTCGCGGCTTTGGCTGGCGGCTACTCAACAAACTGACGGCTCCACCGGAATCGATCTTATTAGCGTACCACAGCGGGATGGCGACTGAAAGCGCTCTGTTTGACGGTGGTCGACAAGCACTTTCAGTAGGGCATGACGGAGAGGTGCACCAGCTCGATCTTGAGGCAGGTACCGAATTGCGACGCCATACCATGGGAGGAAAACTCGATGCGGTTGCGGTCGCTCCCGATGGCAGTTGGATGCTGGTCGGCATCCATGCTCCCACGGGTGTTCACCGCGTCGCCTATCGCGATTTGGACAACCAAAAGTCGCCTACTCAACTTGCAACAATCAATGAAATTTCCAATTGGAAATGGCATTGGACTACGGTGGAATCGCTAGCGGTATCTCCCAATGGTGAGTTTTTCGCCTCGGCCGATCGCTATCAAGAGCTTCAGCTTCATAGCGCAGACGGCGCATCCATTCGCAACCTAACCAACGACTCACGCAATGAATCGTTGGCCTTCCTCGATCAAGGAGAATGGTTGGCATGCATCTATCGCCACACAAGAGGTGCGGCCAAACTCCGCGTCTTGAGCACCTCTAGCGAACGCAACTTGGATTTCGAATGTGGATTCAGTCCCAATGTGCTGGCCTATTCGGGGCACCGTCCCGGTTCCGAAACGTCGTGGATCGCAGTCGCAGGCGTCGATGACATCGCGATCTTTGAATGGCCGAGTGGCGAAAAAATCTCACGCTTGAATAACGTTTCGGCAAGAATTCGCTGCGTCGACATCAGCCACGACGGGCGAGTCGTGGCCGCTGGATGTGACGAAGGGCTCATGCTAGTCTGGCATGCCCGCGAAGCGGAACACGCCGGCGAATTTCGACCGCCGCAGGTAATTCAAGCCAGCGATCAACGCATCACGAGCATCAAGTTGCGACCAGACAGCAATGCGTTGCAACCAGCAACCTTCCAGATGGTGACCACTTCCGAAGATGGGGATGTGCGGCTCTGGAAAGTGCCTCGCCCCATTCCCCCCGCTCCAGGCATCGCTGGGCTGCCGCCAGCCGCTCTTCAAGTCTCCGATGTATGGGCAGTCAATCGCTACGCAGACCAGATGTATCTACGCTTGCAGGGCGGCGAAATCGTAGAATTCAATGGTGAGGATTCCCCCAGCCGCGTGCTCGCCAAACATCCCTGTGATGAGTTTGGACGCATCTGCTCCGTTGGCTCGGAAAACCTGATCGTCGCTGCTGGACAAGCAGAACTGCTCTTCCTCGACGCCCAAACGGGGTCCGTCCGCAACCGTCTGCCGGCGTCGGATGCAGAGCAAGATTGCCAAGACCTCTTGCATCTCGGTGAAACAATCTATGCGCTTTACCAAAACCACCTTCTGCTAATTGACACGCATTCGCACCAAGTCAAATCTACGCTTTGGCTTCCCACCAAGGATGCCAAGCAACTCTTGCAAGTGCCGCAAACAGAGGATGTCCTGGTCGTTGCGGAGGGTGCGATCTACCAGATTCGAGATCCGCAACTCGCTCCCCTAGCCGAAGCGTCATCGGCGGCAAGTCTCTTCCGACTGGCGACATTCTCTCCAGCCGGAGATCACCTTGCAATCGTGCAATCCAATCGCACCCTACGCGTGCTATCGACCGACGGATTGCAACCACCCATCCTACTGCGGGGGCATCAAGAAGCTATCACTGACTGCATTTTCATCGATGACGGGGCTACCTTAGTCTCCTCTTCGGTCGATAGGACGCTGCGGTTTTGGGACATAGCCACAGGTCGCGAACTGGGCGTGCTGAACCAGCCTGAAATGCAGACTCAATTTCTGCACTATTTTGAAGCCACGCAAACCTTGTTCTGTTCGGATCAAGGCAGTGGATTTCAGTTTCTGCCAGCCCGCTGACGCTTCTGGCAAGCTCGTTGGGGAAGCAATTCCAGCCGTCACGTCTACTTTGCAAGCTTCCCCGGCTTGACTGGCTTGCCACGAACCTCATACTCGGATGCATGGATGGTTTGGCACCACCACGCAAGCTACCGGAGAGCTAGAGGCGTCCTGCTTTAGACGCACTAACCGCTACAACCCCGCCAGCTTCCGCACTTTAAACGATTGCGGTGCGAAACAACTGCACTGGGAAATTTCCCGGTATGGAATCCCGAACTCTTATGTCTGGTCGTCGACCAGCTAGCTGTATATCCCTTGGAGAAAATTCGAATGCGTCGAGCCAAAATCACGATTGTCGGAGCTGGAAACGTTGGAGCAACTTGTGCGCACTGGTGCGCCGCAGCGGAGCTCGGCGATATCGTGTTGCTCGATATTCCACAGGCCGAGGACATGCCCAAGGGGAAAGCACTTGACCTGATGCAGGCCTCCCCGATCATGGGCTTTGACAGCGCGATCAGCGGTACCACCTCCTATGCCGATACAGCCAATAGCGATGTCGTTGTGATTACCGCGGGTATTGCGCGCAAGCCCGGTATGAGTCGCGACGATCTCCTCGGAACCAACGCCAAGATTGTCGGCTCCGTGGCCGAGCAAGTGAAACAGACTTCTCCCAACGCAATTATCATCGTCGTCAGCAACCCGCTCGATGCGATGGTGCAGCGAGTCTTGCAAGTGACCGGTTTTCCATCCAACCGAGTGATTGGTCAAGCAGGCGTGTTGGACACCGCCCGCTACCGAACGTTCTTAGCAATGGAATTGGGCGTTAGTATTGAGGACATCTCAGCGTTGCTGATGGGTGGACATGGTGACACAATGGTTCCCATGCCGAGCTGCACGTCGGTTGGGGGTATTCCCATCTTGCAACTCCTTGACGCCAAGCGGTTGGAAGAGATTGTGGATCGCACTCGCAAGGGCGGCGCTGAAATCGTGGGCTTGCTCAAGACGGGTAGTGCCTACTACGCTCCCGCCGCCGCCACGACTCAGATGGTGGAAGCCATTGTTCGTGATAAGAAACGTTTGATCCCGTGTGCCGCCTACTGCGACAAAGAATACGGCGTCGGTGGTTTCTACGTTGGTGTACCTGTCATCTTGGGAAGCGACGGGGTCGAGAAAATTGTTGAGCTCACGTTGACCACACAAGAGCAAGCCGACTTCAAGAAGAGCGTCGATGCGGTTCAAGAATTGGTCGAAGCGATGGGCAAGCTGGTCAACGCCTAAGGCTAGGCAGACCACGCACGAATCGCCTCCTGCAGCTCTCCCCGATGCCGAGCAACTCGACAAAGGGGGGAGCTAATGCTTGCAAAAGCCAAGTAACGCTCGCCTCCAGTCAACCACCGAACTTATCGACGGGCCGCATCAAAAAGCGGATAGAATTGGAATTCCAATCGATCTCTGACGTTGACTTGAGATGCTCACGCGAATAAAACCCTTGGAGAGAGTTGAGGATGGTTGTGGCATAGTTGGTTGCGCAGCGTAGAGCTGTTTTTCGATGACCGCCCCCACCGTCTTGGACCTGTAGTGATTGTCCTACATTCCACGAATCTAAAAGATTGGCGACTAATGCGAAATCGTCTCTGTAGCTCTGAGGAGCTGGTCGGTCGAATCGAAAAGTTGCAAAGTTCTAACCCTGTCTGCCAACTTGAAGATCCGTCCTACTTGGAGCATCAGATCTGCCTGTTTGGTCCAGAACGCTACGAACCACGCTACGAATACCCGCTGGTCGTTTGGCTGCACAGTTGCAGTAGCGGTGAACGAGAGTTAGAGAACGTGATGCCAGCCTTGAGCTTGCAGAACTACGTGGCCTGTGCACCTCGTGGGACCGTTGCTTGCGATCCCGAAGGAAAACTCTTCCGCTGGGGAAGCTCCAATGCTTCAACGGCCATTGCCGAAGAAATCGTCTTCGACACGATCGAGATGGCTTGCTCCCAGTTCTCTGTAGCCAAAGAACGGATCTTTCTAGCTGGTTTCGGCGGCGGCGGCTCAATGGCTTGGCAAATTGCCTTGCGATACCCCAAACGCTTTGCTGGAGTCGTTTCGATTTGCGGACAATTTCCGCAAGAACATCGACCACTGTCCAATTACGAGAACGCTCGAGACCTCCCCTCGTTGTGGCTCTACGGCAACGAATCCAATACGTGCGGTATCCAGCAGGTATGCGAGTCGCTGCCGGTCATGCACGCAGCCAGCCTGGCGGTGGATATCCGACAATACCCGTGCGGAAACGAACTGCTGAGCAACATGTTGAGCGATACCAACAGCTGGCTTATGGAACGCGTCACCAGCCAGCCGGCGGCGGTCGAGCAGTGTGCCGAAGAGAGTTTTTCGCGCAACTAGGGACTTCTATAACGACGCGATCTCGTTCCCCCCGCCTGCGAAGCAACTAGCCTGTAGTGGTGGTGTGCGTGCGGTGGCGAGATCCAGCAGGGCTCGGTGATCTTCTCTGGCAACACGTGCCCCGGCTTGCCGCACGAACTGCGCAATCGCTAAATTCGCTATCCTCCGATGCAATTGGCAAGCGTGGGTGAGCGAATTTGTTTTCTCCATCCATCGAATCGTGTGCCACACTTCGTTGAGCCGATTCAATGTTGAGCCGATTCACAATTGCGCGTTCCCGGCATGTCAGCGCCTTCTCCGCCACACAGCACTTGAGTTGGACGGGGGGCTACAAGCTGTAGCTGTTGGGAACTGCCACGGATCTTTTTTGTTAATACGCCAGCCATGTTTAAGAAAAAGCTGCCTCTGCTAGCTGCGGCGGGTGCCGGCGCCATCCTCGTTTTTGGCGTGCTATTCACCTACCTGCTGGGAGGCGGGTTGAGGGCAACTGAAGAGCTGAACCTGGCCATGCGACTTCTCGATGAGGGGCGCTGGGATATTGCAGGACGCATTGCCCGAGACCTTGAGGATGCCAGGGCGATCGACCCAGCGGCCAACGCCAGCTGGAACTACGTCCAAGGGGTGTCCAATGCGCTGTCGGTAGGCGGTGAGCTCGATACCCCACGCAATCGCCGCATTCTGCTGGCCGCCACGGAGAATCTCGCTAAGGCCGAGGAGCTCGGCTTCCCCCTAGGCTACCAAGGCAAGGGAAAATTCTATCTAGGTTGGTGCTACTTCAATACGTACCAATGGGACGCTGTCAATGAAACGCTGGCCGATGCCGAAAAACTCTGGCCCCAACGCCGTAGTGACGCCTTTCGCATGATGGTGGTGGCCTACCTGAGGACCGTTCCAGCCCAATTGGACATGGCACAACAGCGGCTCGACCAATGGGAGAAAATCCCCGGCATGTCCAAGAGTGAATTGGCCAGAATCAGTCTTTCCAAAGCTCAATTGGCTTTTCAAGAGGAAGACAACTTCGGCTGTGAGGAATCGCTTTTGCAGGTCGGTTCCGATACCCCGGAGTATATCGAAAGCCAATTGTGGCGGGGGCGCTGGCGCGCCGTCGAAGCGAGCCAACTTCCGGAATCCTCGTCCAAACGCGAGCTGCTCCTCTCCGAGGCACAGCAAATTTTCGGCGACATCGTGCTGTCCCCACTATCGGCAATCGAGCCGAGGCGCCAAGCCATGTTCCTATCGGCCAAAGGGCTGCGCATGATGGGAAAACTCAACGAAGCTTTAGGGATGTTCAGTAGCGTCCGGCAAGGCAATTCCAAGTCTGCCGAGGCCATTGCCTCCGGCTTGGAAGAGGCAGAAATCCTGATGGAGCTGGACCGCAAAGACGAGTCGCTGTCCACCTGCAAGTTGCTATTGAAAAACGTCGAAGACTTGGCCCTCTACAATGGACTTTGGCTATCCATCGAAGAACTTCGATCGCGTCTGCTCGATCTCGGCCGAAGCCTGCTGCGCGAAGATGACTTTCGCAGCGTCGTTAAACTGGCTGAGCACCTGGCGATGGCCTTCCCATTGTCCGACTCCGTTCGACTCAAAGCCGAGGCCTACGAACAATGGGGCGATCGTCTCAATGTGCCTACCGCTGAAACGAATCCCGAACAACAGCGTCAAGCGGCTCACAGCAAGTATCTGGCTGCCGCCAACGAGTATGCACAGCTCGCACAATTGGAGCTGACCTCGTCGGAGTACCCCGATGTCCTCTGGCAAGCGATCCAAAACTACCAACGCGCCGATGATCTCAATAGCGCGAATCGCCTGCTCACCAATTACTTGCAATATGAAGAACGCCCCAAGCGTCCCCGAGGCTATCTGGCACTCAGCCGCAACCGACTCAACGCCGCCAAATGGCAATCCGCCGTTGCTCCTCTGGAACGATGCCTGAATGAATACCCCGGCCATCCCAGCCTCTTTGAAGCGAGGCTCTTGGCCGCCAAGGCCTACTCAGAGCTGAACAAGTTGGACGAAGCTGCCGAATTGCTTGAATCCAATGTGCTTGACTACGACTTGGAGCCCAACAGCGACACCTGGCGGGACTGCCTATTCCAATGGGGGCATATTCTCTACAAACAAGGAAATCAGCTCCTGCTCGATATGAAGGTGGCCGGCAATGCTGGTAATACAATCGAAGAGCGGCAAGCCAAGATCCTGGAAAGCCAGCAATATCTGCTCGATGCCATCCGACGCTTAGGCCACGCCGTGACTCGCTTTGCGGAGGACCCCCGCCACTACGAGACCCGCTACATGCTGGGCAAGTCCAATCGTTTAGCGGGCGAAACCTTCCTGCAATTGGCCAACTCCCAAGAGATTCTGGTCGATTCGGCCCGCCGCGATCTCCTGCAGAAGCGCAAGCACTACCTCGATCAGGCTGCCCAGGAATTCCGCTTTCTGCACCAGTCCCTCAGCAAGCGGCAAACGGAGCTCGATGCGTCCGAGCACCTGCAGTCGTTGCTCCGGAATTGCTATTTTGGAGAGGCCGACACGCTGTTCGACCTTGAGCGGTGGGAGGATGCGATGCAGGTTTATCGCAACGCGGCCAGCCGCTACATGAATCGGCCCGA
Coding sequences within it:
- a CDS encoding alpha/beta hydrolase, which encodes MRNRLCSSEELVGRIEKLQSSNPVCQLEDPSYLEHQICLFGPERYEPRYEYPLVVWLHSCSSGERELENVMPALSLQNYVACAPRGTVACDPEGKLFRWGSSNASTAIAEEIVFDTIEMACSQFSVAKERIFLAGFGGGGSMAWQIALRYPKRFAGVVSICGQFPQEHRPLSNYENARDLPSLWLYGNESNTCGIQQVCESLPVMHAASLAVDIRQYPCGNELLSNMLSDTNSWLMERVTSQPAAVEQCAEESFSRN
- the mdh gene encoding malate dehydrogenase; translated protein: MRRAKITIVGAGNVGATCAHWCAAAELGDIVLLDIPQAEDMPKGKALDLMQASPIMGFDSAISGTTSYADTANSDVVVITAGIARKPGMSRDDLLGTNAKIVGSVAEQVKQTSPNAIIIVVSNPLDAMVQRVLQVTGFPSNRVIGQAGVLDTARYRTFLAMELGVSIEDISALLMGGHGDTMVPMPSCTSVGGIPILQLLDAKRLEEIVDRTRKGGAEIVGLLKTGSAYYAPAAATTQMVEAIVRDKKRLIPCAAYCDKEYGVGGFYVGVPVILGSDGVEKIVELTLTTQEQADFKKSVDAVQELVEAMGKLVNA
- a CDS encoding WD40 repeat domain-containing serine/threonine-protein kinase; translation: MTPNPDSSKSKRLETPTAFDGEVATDLSPEYQDPESHAPPESHVGSVVGDYRVLSEIGRGGIGVVYRAVHTQTGKTVALKLLQRSYGAQRRHLRRFRREAQAVQSLKHNHIVPLHESGEHQGVHFLAMELIAGQTLADLITDQARCRQATESATLANDDEPTQCEHKKILPSIAFEDLAHSIANIADAVHAAHLAGVIHRDIKPSNILRDDSGKLWLTDFGLATLGNEHTALTLTGDVLGTPAYMSPEQASGSTEGVSPLTDVYSLGASLFELTTLQKPYLGSRDQILLGVVQGDLTPPRRVRSGIPPALEAITLKAMAFSPTGRYVSAAELASDLRRFAGGESTLARLPSWRERLYRWSERNPLVALVTLVGVSATIAGVLIVQSLNSKTLRNVNLQLQHSNQRLRITNEQLATRESQLKQQLYVSDMAVAFKAYESGKFLTARKLLEPYAAEDAEPDLRGFGWRLLNKLTAPPESILLAYHSGMATESALFDGGRQALSVGHDGEVHQLDLEAGTELRRHTMGGKLDAVAVAPDGSWMLVGIHAPTGVHRVAYRDLDNQKSPTQLATINEISNWKWHWTTVESLAVSPNGEFFASADRYQELQLHSADGASIRNLTNDSRNESLAFLDQGEWLACIYRHTRGAAKLRVLSTSSERNLDFECGFSPNVLAYSGHRPGSETSWIAVAGVDDIAIFEWPSGEKISRLNNVSARIRCVDISHDGRVVAAGCDEGLMLVWHAREAEHAGEFRPPQVIQASDQRITSIKLRPDSNALQPATFQMVTTSEDGDVRLWKVPRPIPPAPGIAGLPPAALQVSDVWAVNRYADQMYLRLQGGEIVEFNGEDSPSRVLAKHPCDEFGRICSVGSENLIVAAGQAELLFLDAQTGSVRNRLPASDAEQDCQDLLHLGETIYALYQNHLLLIDTHSHQVKSTLWLPTKDAKQLLQVPQTEDVLVVAEGAIYQIRDPQLAPLAEASSAASLFRLATFSPAGDHLAIVQSNRTLRVLSTDGLQPPILLRGHQEAITDCIFIDDGATLVSSSVDRTLRFWDIATGRELGVLNQPEMQTQFLHYFEATQTLFCSDQGSGFQFLPAR
- a CDS encoding tetratricopeptide repeat protein; the protein is MFKKKLPLLAAAGAGAILVFGVLFTYLLGGGLRATEELNLAMRLLDEGRWDIAGRIARDLEDARAIDPAANASWNYVQGVSNALSVGGELDTPRNRRILLAATENLAKAEELGFPLGYQGKGKFYLGWCYFNTYQWDAVNETLADAEKLWPQRRSDAFRMMVVAYLRTVPAQLDMAQQRLDQWEKIPGMSKSELARISLSKAQLAFQEEDNFGCEESLLQVGSDTPEYIESQLWRGRWRAVEASQLPESSSKRELLLSEAQQIFGDIVLSPLSAIEPRRQAMFLSAKGLRMMGKLNEALGMFSSVRQGNSKSAEAIASGLEEAEILMELDRKDESLSTCKLLLKNVEDLALYNGLWLSIEELRSRLLDLGRSLLREDDFRSVVKLAEHLAMAFPLSDSVRLKAEAYEQWGDRLNVPTAETNPEQQRQAAHSKYLAAANEYAQLAQLELTSSEYPDVLWQAIQNYQRADDLNSANRLLTNYLQYEERPKRPRGYLALSRNRLNAAKWQSAVAPLERCLNEYPGHPSLFEARLLAAKAYSELNKLDEAAELLESNVLDYDLEPNSDTWRDCLFQWGHILYKQGNQLLLDMKVAGNAGNTIEERQAKILESQQYLLDAIRRLGHAVTRFAEDPRHYETRYMLGKSNRLAGETFLQLANSQEILVDSARRDLLQKRKHYLDQAAQEFRFLHQSLSKRQTELDASEHLQSLLRNCYFGEADTLFDLERWEDAMQVYRNAASRYMNRPEALEALMQLVACHQKMGDEAEASRTLAQAEQVLKRIPPELDNQFAKLTRANRAEWTDLLKWLRR